The following are from one region of the Streptomyces brevispora genome:
- a CDS encoding carbohydrate kinase family protein, translating into MIRQQPELDIVVVGGSGVDTIVRVDTLPVPLADAVMVGPIEEWPGQTGGNVALGARALGLDVALLDCIGDDWIGGQVRERLAEGDVEFHSLISAAGTRRAVNLVDAKGRRMSFYDARDPEDLRMPQDFYLPHLRRTRHVHLSISNFTRFLYDDIESLGVPVSTDLHDWDGLNEHQREFALRSDLVFFSAATAGDGTPALMRQILREGRAETVIATAGAEGSYLLTRDGGPDPHHVPATVPLAPVVDTNGAGDAFVTGFLYGRLDGRDVRACARLGAVAGAHACTAPGSTALIGRADLLAADSDGS; encoded by the coding sequence GTGATCCGACAACAGCCCGAACTCGACATCGTGGTGGTCGGTGGCAGCGGGGTGGACACCATCGTCCGCGTCGACACCCTGCCCGTCCCGCTCGCCGATGCGGTCATGGTCGGCCCGATCGAGGAGTGGCCCGGCCAGACCGGGGGCAATGTGGCCCTCGGCGCGCGGGCGCTCGGTCTGGATGTGGCGCTGCTCGACTGCATCGGCGACGACTGGATCGGCGGTCAGGTCCGCGAGCGGCTGGCCGAGGGGGACGTGGAGTTCCACTCGCTGATCTCCGCGGCGGGCACCCGTCGCGCGGTGAACCTGGTGGACGCGAAGGGCCGGCGGATGTCGTTCTACGACGCCCGTGACCCGGAGGATCTGCGGATGCCGCAGGACTTCTACCTGCCCCATCTGCGGCGCACCCGCCACGTCCATCTCTCCATCTCGAACTTCACGCGCTTCCTCTACGACGACATCGAGTCCCTCGGCGTCCCGGTCTCCACCGATCTGCACGACTGGGACGGACTGAACGAGCACCAGCGGGAGTTCGCCCTCCGCTCCGACCTCGTCTTCTTCAGCGCGGCGACCGCTGGGGACGGCACCCCCGCGCTGATGCGGCAGATCCTGCGCGAGGGCCGTGCGGAGACCGTGATCGCCACCGCGGGCGCCGAGGGCTCCTACCTGCTCACCCGCGACGGCGGGCCGGACCCGCACCACGTCCCGGCGACCGTGCCGCTCGCCCCGGTGGTGGACACCAACGGCGCGGGCGACGCGTTCGTCACCGGCTTCCTGTACGGGCGGCTCGACGGCCGGGACGTCCGCGCCTGCGCCCGGCTGGGCGCGGTGGCGGGCGCGCACGCCTGTACGGCACCCGGCTCGACCGCCCTCATCGGCCGGGCGGACCTGCTGGCGGCGGACAGCGACGGTTCCTGA
- a CDS encoding polyprenyl synthetase family protein: MTPPVAERATAPEILARCRALVRPALGRAVRQLHPWHAEITAFSLGWDGPDGRAIPGAQGKGIRQALAVLGAEAVGAKAESAVRGAVAVELIHTFSLLHDDIMDGDETRRKRATAWKAYGTGPAVLAGDSLFALAVQTLADAPGARCVPAVRLLAGTLNDLVRGQADDLLFETRPWTGPDAVQPHEYRLMAEHKTGSLLGCAAGLGAVLGGAGRTETDALTAAGRHLGVAFQAMDDVLGIWGDPDVTGKPVHSDLRRQKKTYPVLTALAAGDRAALELGALLRTGEPLDDGAVRRAAGLVEEAGGRSATVAEAHRHLESARACLESVALAPDAVGELLALLPFFVERTV; the protein is encoded by the coding sequence ATGACGCCCCCGGTGGCCGAACGGGCCACAGCACCGGAGATACTCGCCCGCTGCCGCGCTCTCGTCCGTCCGGCTCTCGGCAGGGCGGTGCGGCAGCTGCATCCGTGGCACGCCGAGATCACCGCCTTCTCGCTCGGCTGGGACGGGCCCGACGGCCGGGCCATTCCCGGTGCGCAGGGCAAGGGGATCCGGCAGGCCCTCGCCGTGCTCGGTGCCGAGGCCGTCGGCGCGAAGGCCGAGAGCGCGGTCCGCGGTGCCGTCGCGGTCGAGCTGATCCACACGTTCTCCCTGCTCCACGACGACATCATGGACGGCGACGAGACCCGCAGGAAGCGCGCCACCGCCTGGAAGGCCTACGGGACCGGGCCCGCCGTCCTCGCGGGTGACTCGCTCTTCGCGCTGGCCGTGCAGACCCTGGCCGACGCCCCCGGCGCCCGCTGTGTGCCGGCGGTCCGGCTGCTGGCCGGGACACTGAACGACTTGGTCCGCGGCCAGGCCGACGACCTGCTCTTCGAGACGCGGCCCTGGACCGGCCCCGATGCCGTGCAGCCGCACGAGTACCGGCTGATGGCCGAGCACAAGACGGGTTCGCTGCTCGGCTGCGCCGCCGGTCTGGGCGCCGTACTCGGCGGAGCCGGACGGACGGAGACCGACGCCCTCACCGCGGCGGGACGCCATCTCGGAGTGGCCTTCCAGGCCATGGACGACGTGCTGGGCATCTGGGGCGACCCGGATGTCACGGGCAAGCCGGTGCACAGCGATCTGCGCCGGCAGAAGAAGACCTACCCCGTCCTCACCGCCCTCGCAGCGGGCGACCGGGCAGCGCTGGAACTGGGCGCGCTGCTGCGTACCGGGGAGCCGCTCGACGACGGCGCGGTCCGGCGGGCGGCCGGTCTGGTCGAGGAGGCGGGCGGGCGCTCGGCCACCGTGGCCGAGGCCCATCGGCACCTGGAGAGCGCCCGCGCCTGCCTGGAGAGCGTCGCGCTGGCGCCGGACGCCGTCGGGGAACTCCTCGCACTCCTCCCGTTCTTCGTCGAACGCACCGTGTGA
- a CDS encoding glycoside hydrolase family 3 N-terminal domain-containing protein yields MDSSLPYLDPALSVPERVADLTGRMTLPEKVGQMLQLNAKDGVRHLIEDMHVGSILHAAPDRVLEAAALTERTRLRIPLLVAEDCIHGHSFWEGATIYPTQLGMAATWDPELVERIARATAVEVAATGVHWTFSPVLCITRDLRWGRVSETFGEDPFLIGELASAMVRGYQGDGLDDPTAILACAKHFAGYSETQGGRDASEADISRRKLRSWFLPPFERVAREGCRTFMLGYQSMDGVPITVNNWLLNEVLRGEWGYTGTLVTDWDNVGRMVWEQRVYADHAQAAAAAVRAGNDMVMTTPDFFDGAQEAVAGGTLDEAEIDAAVRRILTLKFELGLFENPRHPDRDRQAAVIGSAGHAELNLEAARRSLVLLTNDGTLPLAGGFEAGADGRALAVAGAAPRTVAVIGPNADDSQTQLGDWAGSSGQADWLPDGQPRDMIRTVLDGFREHVPDGWSVTHARGADILTVGPDPEGAFFPDGQPRPEIVVPAAPSEALIAEAVAAAEAADYVVAVVGDRIELVGEGCSTATLELIGGQIALLDALAATGKPLVVVVISSKPLVLPPSAHNAAAIVHAFNPGMLGGRAIAELALGLVEPSGRLPVSFARHSGQQPTYYNQVRGQHGSRYADLTQSPAFVFGEGLSYTSVTYTDLEVLTEVLGADDTLRAHVLVSNTGDRPVRETVQVYVSDTITSVTWAEKELKAYRQVTLGPGESREVLIELPAADCSLVDAEGARIVEPGAFELLVGPSSRDEALLRAGFTVKG; encoded by the coding sequence GTGGACTCCTCACTGCCCTATCTCGACCCCGCACTGTCCGTCCCCGAGCGCGTCGCCGACCTGACCGGCCGGATGACGCTGCCCGAGAAGGTCGGCCAGATGCTCCAGTTGAACGCGAAGGACGGGGTCCGGCACCTCATCGAGGACATGCACGTGGGATCCATCCTGCATGCCGCGCCCGACCGCGTACTGGAAGCCGCCGCGCTCACCGAGCGGACCCGGCTGCGGATCCCGCTGCTCGTCGCGGAGGACTGCATCCACGGGCACTCGTTCTGGGAGGGTGCCACGATCTATCCCACCCAGCTCGGCATGGCCGCGACCTGGGACCCGGAGCTCGTGGAGCGCATCGCGCGGGCGACCGCTGTCGAGGTCGCGGCGACCGGCGTCCACTGGACGTTCTCCCCGGTCCTGTGCATCACCCGGGACCTGCGCTGGGGCCGGGTGAGCGAGACGTTCGGCGAGGACCCCTTCCTCATCGGCGAGCTCGCCTCGGCGATGGTGCGCGGGTACCAGGGGGACGGCCTCGACGACCCGACGGCGATCCTGGCGTGCGCCAAGCACTTCGCGGGCTACTCCGAGACCCAGGGCGGCCGGGACGCGAGCGAGGCGGACATCTCGCGCCGCAAGCTCCGTTCGTGGTTCCTGCCCCCGTTCGAGCGGGTCGCCCGGGAGGGCTGCCGGACGTTCATGCTCGGGTACCAGTCCATGGACGGGGTCCCGATCACGGTCAACAACTGGCTGCTGAACGAGGTGTTGCGCGGTGAGTGGGGCTACACCGGGACACTGGTGACCGACTGGGACAACGTCGGCCGCATGGTGTGGGAGCAGCGGGTCTACGCCGACCACGCGCAGGCGGCCGCCGCCGCGGTCCGCGCGGGCAACGACATGGTGATGACGACGCCGGACTTCTTCGACGGTGCGCAGGAGGCGGTCGCCGGGGGCACGCTCGACGAGGCGGAGATCGACGCGGCGGTCCGCCGGATCCTGACGCTCAAGTTCGAGCTGGGCCTGTTCGAGAACCCGCGCCACCCCGACCGCGACCGGCAGGCCGCCGTCATCGGCAGCGCCGGTCACGCCGAGCTGAACCTGGAGGCTGCCCGCCGCTCGCTGGTGCTCCTCACCAACGACGGCACCCTGCCGCTGGCCGGCGGGTTCGAGGCCGGAGCGGACGGCCGCGCGCTCGCGGTCGCCGGTGCCGCGCCGCGCACGGTCGCGGTCATCGGGCCCAACGCCGACGACTCGCAGACCCAGCTCGGCGACTGGGCGGGATCCTCGGGTCAGGCGGACTGGCTGCCGGACGGTCAGCCGCGCGACATGATCCGTACCGTGCTGGACGGGTTCCGGGAGCATGTGCCGGACGGCTGGAGCGTCACCCATGCGCGCGGGGCCGACATCCTCACCGTGGGCCCCGACCCGGAGGGGGCCTTCTTCCCGGACGGGCAGCCCCGGCCGGAGATCGTCGTCCCGGCGGCGCCTTCCGAGGCCCTGATCGCGGAGGCCGTCGCCGCGGCGGAGGCCGCCGACTACGTCGTCGCGGTCGTCGGTGACCGTATCGAACTGGTCGGTGAGGGGTGCTCGACGGCGACCCTGGAACTGATCGGTGGCCAGATCGCGCTGCTCGACGCGCTCGCCGCGACGGGCAAGCCGCTCGTGGTGGTCGTCATCAGTTCCAAGCCGCTCGTGCTGCCGCCCTCCGCGCACAACGCCGCGGCGATCGTGCACGCCTTCAACCCGGGCATGCTCGGCGGCCGGGCCATCGCCGAACTGGCGCTCGGTCTCGTGGAGCCGTCCGGTCGTCTGCCGGTCTCGTTCGCACGCCACTCGGGACAGCAGCCGACGTACTACAACCAGGTGCGCGGCCAGCACGGTTCCCGCTACGCCGACCTGACGCAGAGTCCGGCGTTCGTGTTCGGCGAGGGCCTGAGCTACACGAGCGTCACGTACACGGACCTGGAGGTGCTGACCGAGGTCCTCGGCGCGGACGACACCCTGCGCGCACACGTTCTCGTCAGCAACACCGGCGACCGGCCGGTGCGGGAGACCGTGCAGGTGTACGTGAGCGACACCATCACGTCGGTGACGTGGGCCGAGAAGGAGCTCAAGGCCTACCGTCAGGTGACGCTCGGACCCGGCGAGTCGCGTGAGGTCCTCATCGAACTCCCGGCCGCGGACTGCAGCCTGGTGGACGCCGAAGGCGCCCGGATCGTCGAGCCGGGCGCGTTCGAACTGCTCGTCGGCCCGTCCTCGCGCGACGAGGCACTGCTGCGGGCGGGCTTCACCGTCAAGGGCTGA
- a CDS encoding mycothiol transferase encodes MNVADILVDGFTRVRETVHSAVEGLEPDYLHARLDEGANSIAWLVWHLARVQDDHIADAAGTEQIWFTQDWAARFDLPFAKDATGYGQSGKQVAAVQVGSVELLLGYYDAVHLRTVDFVQGLDGKALDRVVDEAWSPPVTLGVRLISVLSDDLQHAGQAAFVRGSLERR; translated from the coding sequence ATGAACGTCGCAGACATCCTGGTCGATGGATTCACCCGTGTCCGGGAGACAGTGCACTCGGCCGTCGAGGGCCTGGAACCCGACTACCTCCACGCCCGCCTCGACGAGGGCGCGAACTCGATCGCCTGGCTGGTGTGGCATCTGGCCCGCGTCCAGGACGACCACATCGCCGACGCGGCCGGGACCGAGCAGATCTGGTTCACCCAGGACTGGGCCGCCCGCTTCGACCTGCCCTTCGCCAAGGACGCCACCGGCTACGGGCAGAGCGGCAAACAGGTCGCCGCCGTGCAGGTGGGCTCGGTGGAGCTGCTGCTCGGGTACTACGACGCCGTGCACCTGCGGACCGTCGACTTCGTCCAGGGCCTCGACGGGAAGGCGCTGGACCGCGTCGTCGACGAGGCCTGGTCACCGCCGGTGACCCTGGGGGTACGGCTGATCAGCGTGCTGTCGGACGATCTCCAGCACGCCGGGCAGGCGGCCTTCGTCCGCGGCTCGCTGGAACGCCGGTAG
- a CDS encoding YkvA family protein produces the protein MDTTAWLIIGAILALLTTVIAGVLLVRVFRARKLLVDAGVPLHNKALVWAAVIYTVSPIDLLPDPVYLDDIGFLMLALRSLHAAARAAGAGGRDERAAKTGGLVP, from the coding sequence ATGGACACCACGGCCTGGCTCATCATCGGCGCGATCCTCGCGCTGCTCACCACGGTCATCGCCGGCGTCCTCCTGGTGCGGGTGTTCCGCGCCAGGAAACTGCTGGTCGACGCCGGAGTCCCGCTGCACAACAAGGCGCTGGTCTGGGCGGCGGTCATCTACACCGTGTCGCCCATCGATCTGCTGCCGGACCCCGTCTACCTCGACGACATCGGCTTCCTGATGCTGGCGCTGCGCTCACTGCACGCCGCCGCACGGGCCGCCGGAGCCGGCGGGCGCGACGAGCGGGCGGCCAAGACCGGAGGGCTCGTGCCGTAA
- the pcaC gene encoding 4-carboxymuconolactone decarboxylase codes for MTTPHSSGVPAPRLLHHQVDGSPAAPPLILGPSLGTSLAVWDGQAAGLARSHRVVRWDLPGHGGSPAALLPAGGGVAELGAQVLRLADALGVGRFGYAGISLGGAVGTWLAVHHPDRITSLALVCSSARFGEPQAWRERARLVRAEGIGPVAETAAGRWFTADFAGSPAARAVLDGLRAVDPEAYARLCEALAAHDLRGELAGITAPTLVVAGREDPATPVAHARELADTIPGSTLIELPGASHLAGVERPGPVRTALLNHFAPGTASGTAHATDDASRHAAGLAVRRTVLGDAHVDRAMAGTTPLTAVFQDFITRYAWGEVWTRPGLDHRTRRCLTLTALVALGHHGELAMHVRAALSSGDLTAEDVQEVLLQAAVYCGVPAANAAFAVADRILAEITHVTEEN; via the coding sequence ATGACAACCCCGCACTCCTCCGGCGTCCCCGCCCCGCGCCTCCTGCACCATCAGGTGGACGGTTCGCCCGCCGCCCCGCCGCTCATCCTCGGGCCGTCCCTCGGTACTTCGCTCGCCGTCTGGGACGGGCAGGCCGCCGGATTGGCCCGCAGCCATCGGGTGGTCCGCTGGGACCTGCCCGGACACGGCGGCAGCCCGGCCGCGCTGCTCCCCGCCGGAGGCGGCGTCGCGGAGCTCGGCGCCCAAGTGCTGCGGCTCGCCGACGCGCTCGGCGTCGGCCGGTTCGGGTACGCGGGCATCTCCCTCGGCGGCGCCGTGGGCACCTGGCTGGCCGTCCACCACCCCGACCGGATCACCTCGCTCGCGCTCGTGTGTTCCTCGGCCCGGTTCGGCGAACCGCAGGCGTGGCGCGAACGGGCCCGCCTGGTGCGGGCCGAGGGTATCGGTCCGGTCGCGGAGACCGCGGCGGGCCGTTGGTTCACCGCGGACTTCGCCGGGAGCCCAGCCGCCCGTGCGGTCCTCGACGGCCTGCGGGCCGTCGACCCCGAGGCGTACGCCAGGCTCTGCGAGGCCCTTGCCGCCCATGACCTGCGCGGCGAACTCGCGGGCATCACGGCTCCCACGCTCGTCGTGGCCGGCCGCGAGGATCCGGCCACTCCGGTCGCCCACGCCCGCGAACTGGCCGACACCATCCCCGGCTCGACGCTGATCGAGCTTCCGGGCGCGTCGCACCTGGCCGGCGTCGAACGGCCCGGACCCGTACGCACCGCGCTGCTGAACCACTTCGCGCCCGGCACCGCATCCGGCACCGCGCACGCCACCGACGACGCCTCCCGGCACGCCGCCGGGCTGGCCGTACGTCGCACCGTCCTGGGCGACGCGCATGTCGACCGGGCCATGGCCGGGACCACGCCCCTCACCGCGGTCTTCCAGGACTTCATCACCCGCTACGCCTGGGGCGAGGTGTGGACCCGGCCCGGTCTCGACCACCGGACCCGGCGCTGCCTCACCCTCACCGCCCTGGTGGCCCTCGGCCATCACGGGGAGCTGGCCATGCACGTGCGGGCCGCGCTGAGCAGCGGCGACCTCACCGCCGAGGACGTCCAGGAAGTACTGCTGCAAGCAGCCGTCTACTGCGGGGTCCCGGCGGCCAACGCCGCGTTCGCCGTGGCGGACCGCATCCTCGCAGAGATCACCCACGTCACAGAGGAGAACTAG
- a CDS encoding 4-hydroxybenzoate 3-monooxygenase: MHTTVGIIGGGPAGLLLARLLHRAGIDCVVLESRDRAYVEQRQRAGILEQATVDALREAGAARRLDAEGLVHDGIELRWDGRAHRIDFPTLADGRRVWVYAQTEVVKDLIALQLADGAPLYFGARVTAVEGADTDRPTVHYTHEGRDAELTCDYVVGCDGFHGVTRTAVPADVRRTHERVYPYSWLGILADVPPSCDELIYAHSPRGFALHSMRSPEVSRLYLQVPNGTDPADWPETRIWDELDARFAVEGDWKLRRGPITSRSVLPMRSSVTEPMRYGRVLLAGDAAHIVPPTGAKGLNLAAADVVVLARALVRQQRTGSADLLDAYSDTCLRRVWRAEHFSYFMTTTLHTDPEQSGFDTRLQISQLDRIATSPNAAAELAQNYAGLPLP, from the coding sequence ATGCACACGACCGTCGGGATCATCGGCGGCGGACCGGCAGGGCTCCTGCTCGCCCGTCTGCTGCACCGCGCGGGCATCGACTGCGTGGTCCTGGAGAGCCGCGACCGCGCGTACGTCGAACAGCGCCAGCGCGCCGGCATCCTCGAACAGGCCACCGTCGACGCGCTCCGGGAGGCCGGTGCCGCCCGGCGCCTCGACGCCGAAGGCCTGGTACACGACGGCATCGAGCTGCGCTGGGACGGCCGCGCGCACCGAATCGACTTCCCGACCCTCGCCGACGGGCGCCGGGTGTGGGTCTACGCCCAGACCGAGGTCGTCAAGGACCTCATAGCCCTTCAACTGGCCGACGGCGCACCGCTGTACTTCGGCGCCCGGGTCACCGCCGTCGAGGGGGCCGACACCGACCGGCCGACCGTCCACTACACGCACGAGGGCCGCGACGCCGAGCTCACCTGCGACTACGTGGTGGGCTGCGACGGATTCCACGGGGTGACGCGTACGGCGGTCCCCGCCGACGTGCGGCGCACGCACGAGCGGGTCTACCCGTACTCATGGCTCGGCATCCTGGCCGATGTCCCGCCCTCCTGCGACGAGTTGATCTACGCCCACTCCCCGCGCGGGTTCGCCCTCCACAGCATGCGTTCACCGGAGGTCAGCCGCCTCTATCTGCAGGTGCCCAACGGAACCGACCCCGCCGACTGGCCGGAGACACGGATCTGGGACGAACTCGACGCCCGTTTCGCCGTCGAGGGCGACTGGAAGCTGCGACGCGGCCCCATCACGTCCAGGTCCGTCCTGCCGATGCGCAGCTCCGTCACCGAACCCATGCGGTACGGCCGGGTCCTCCTCGCGGGCGACGCCGCCCACATCGTCCCGCCCACCGGCGCGAAGGGACTCAACCTGGCGGCGGCCGACGTCGTCGTACTGGCCCGTGCCCTGGTGCGGCAGCAGCGGACCGGGTCCGCCGATCTGCTGGACGCCTACTCCGACACATGTCTGCGCCGGGTGTGGCGGGCCGAGCACTTCTCGTACTTCATGACCACCACACTCCACACCGACCCGGAACAGAGCGGATTCGACACCCGGCTGCAGATCTCGCAGCTGGACAGGATCGCCACCTCGCCGAACGCCGCGGCAGAGCTCGCGCAGAACTACGCCGGTCTCCCCCTGCCGTAG
- a CDS encoding SpoIIE family protein phosphatase, translated as MRTCRGGADPADVRRSPEGGLVDVLGTAAMVLDTEGRIALWSPQAERLLGYTPQEALGRYAAHVMVDEEHLDLVLRLFSEVMSSGEAWSGTFPVRCKDGSTRLLEFRNMRLQDDRGDFYALGLATDGATLRQVERDLALSVRLVDQSPIGLAVLGTDLRYLAANPALERMNGLSAAEHLGRRVGETLPFLDADAVESAMREVLRSGVPQVSHHVEGRTPAAPDTDRAWSMSLYRLDDSGGQVLGLAVSLIDVTDHHRAAAEAERARHHLALVADASVRIGTTLDLEQTARELAEVTVPELGDVAAVDVLDSVLNGRPRRTEGPAFFQALAVVAARPTPVVGAADPPGRPAQYGADRLITLCVRTAKPVREPFLDAEKLSRIARDSEAAQVLAEAGAHSYLAVPLIARGEVLGVLDLIRTDNPLPFTENDEVLACELAARAAVCIDNARLFRQQRETALTLQRSMLPSNHHRPVGLDVASRYRPAAARYEVGGDWFDVIPLREGGSALVVGDVMGSGINAATTMGRLRTATQTLSRINLRPAEVLRHLDEITAGLDPWFATCVYAVYDPVLNTCRVSTAGHLPPVLIPAGGPPGLLDLPAGAPLGVGGVPFSDVTFDFGPGDRLVLYTDGLVETRDQDIYARLEALRELLREPDPSLEESCDRLLRKLRDPSHHDDVALLMAQVRD; from the coding sequence ATGCGGACCTGCCGGGGCGGCGCAGACCCGGCAGACGTGCGCCGCTCCCCCGAGGGCGGTCTGGTGGACGTCCTCGGGACGGCCGCGATGGTACTGGACACCGAGGGCCGCATCGCGCTGTGGAGCCCGCAGGCCGAGCGGCTGCTGGGCTATACGCCGCAGGAGGCGCTGGGCCGGTACGCCGCCCACGTCATGGTCGACGAGGAACACCTCGATCTCGTGCTGAGGCTGTTCTCCGAGGTGATGAGCAGTGGTGAGGCCTGGTCCGGGACCTTCCCCGTACGGTGCAAGGACGGCAGCACCCGGCTGCTGGAGTTCCGCAACATGCGGCTGCAGGACGACCGGGGTGACTTCTACGCGCTGGGGCTGGCCACGGACGGGGCGACGCTGCGGCAGGTGGAGCGGGATCTGGCGCTGTCCGTGCGTCTGGTCGACCAGTCCCCGATCGGTCTGGCGGTCCTGGGCACGGATCTGCGCTACCTGGCGGCCAATCCGGCGCTGGAACGGATGAACGGTCTGAGTGCGGCCGAGCACCTCGGCCGCCGGGTCGGGGAGACGCTGCCCTTCCTCGACGCCGATGCGGTCGAGTCGGCGATGCGCGAGGTCCTGAGGAGCGGCGTCCCGCAGGTGAGCCATCATGTGGAGGGCCGCACCCCGGCCGCTCCGGACACCGACCGTGCCTGGTCGATGTCGCTGTACCGGCTGGACGACTCCGGTGGTCAGGTGCTGGGGCTCGCCGTCTCGCTGATCGATGTGACGGATCACCACCGGGCCGCTGCCGAGGCGGAGCGGGCCCGGCACCACCTGGCGCTGGTCGCCGACGCCTCCGTGCGCATCGGGACCACCCTGGACCTGGAGCAGACCGCGAGGGAGCTGGCCGAGGTCACGGTGCCGGAGCTCGGCGACGTCGCAGCCGTCGATGTCCTGGACAGTGTGCTGAACGGGCGTCCCCGCCGGACCGAGGGCCCGGCCTTCTTCCAGGCGCTGGCCGTGGTCGCCGCCCGGCCGACGCCGGTCGTGGGGGCGGCGGATCCGCCGGGCCGGCCGGCCCAGTACGGCGCCGACCGGCTGATCACCCTCTGCGTGCGCACGGCCAAGCCGGTCCGGGAGCCGTTTCTCGACGCGGAGAAGCTGTCGCGCATCGCCCGCGACAGCGAGGCGGCACAAGTCCTGGCGGAGGCCGGTGCCCACTCCTATCTGGCGGTGCCGCTGATCGCCCGGGGCGAGGTCCTGGGCGTTCTCGACCTCATACGCACGGACAATCCGCTGCCGTTCACCGAGAACGACGAAGTGCTGGCCTGCGAGCTGGCCGCCCGCGCGGCGGTCTGTATCGACAATGCCCGGCTGTTCCGGCAGCAACGGGAGACCGCGCTCACTCTCCAGCGCAGCATGCTGCCGAGCAACCACCACCGTCCGGTCGGGCTGGACGTGGCGTCCCGCTACCGGCCGGCCGCTGCCCGGTACGAGGTCGGCGGCGACTGGTTCGACGTCATCCCGCTGCGGGAGGGCGGGAGCGCCCTGGTGGTCGGCGATGTCATGGGCAGCGGGATCAACGCGGCCACCACGATGGGACGGCTGCGTACCGCCACCCAGACCCTTTCCAGGATCAACCTCCGGCCCGCCGAGGTGCTCCGGCATCTCGACGAGATCACCGCCGGCCTGGACCCGTGGTTCGCCACGTGTGTCTACGCCGTGTACGACCCGGTCCTGAACACCTGCCGGGTGAGTACCGCCGGGCACCTTCCGCCGGTGCTGATCCCGGCCGGTGGCCCGCCGGGGCTGCTCGACCTGCCGGCCGGGGCACCACTCGGCGTGGGTGGTGTGCCCTTCAGCGACGTCACGTTCGACTTCGGGCCGGGCGACCGGCTCGTCCTGTACACGGACGGCCTGGTCGAGACGCGCGACCAGGACATCTACGCCCGGCTGGAAGCCCTGCGGGAGCTGCTCCGCGAGCCGGATCCGTCGCTGGAGGAGTCCTGCGACCGGCTGCTGCGCAAGCTACGGGACCCCAGCCACCACGACGACGTGGCGCTGCTGATGGCCCAGGTGCGCGACTGA
- a CDS encoding TetR/AcrR family transcriptional regulator, producing MTRDTRRGYAKGRAKRVEILDQAMAMFGEVGYRGASLRVIATRCGISHPGLLHHFPTKQSLLLAVLEHRDEVDGQWLALGGPTGVDGLRRLVDLAALNAERRGIVELFSVLAAEATSTDHPAHTYFVERYRTSVLTTAASYRKARDEGALRTGIAPDEAAQQLVALMDGLQIQWLISGCATDMAGVLRAHVQAQLTVAL from the coding sequence GTGACCCGCGATACGAGGCGTGGCTACGCCAAGGGCCGGGCCAAACGCGTGGAGATCCTCGACCAGGCCATGGCCATGTTCGGCGAGGTCGGCTACCGGGGCGCCTCGCTGCGCGTGATCGCCACCCGCTGCGGAATCTCGCATCCCGGTCTGCTGCACCACTTCCCGACGAAGCAGTCGCTGCTGCTCGCGGTGCTGGAACACCGCGACGAGGTGGACGGGCAGTGGCTGGCCCTCGGCGGTCCGACAGGCGTCGACGGGCTGCGCCGTCTCGTCGACCTGGCGGCACTGAACGCCGAACGCCGTGGAATCGTCGAGTTGTTCTCCGTACTCGCCGCCGAGGCGACGTCCACCGACCACCCGGCCCACACGTACTTCGTGGAGCGTTACCGCACCTCGGTCCTGACCACGGCCGCCTCCTACCGCAAGGCGCGGGACGAGGGTGCGCTGCGTACCGGTATCGCACCGGACGAGGCGGCGCAGCAGTTGGTCGCGCTGATGGACGGACTGCAGATCCAGTGGCTCATCAGCGGCTGCGCGACGGACATGGCGGGTGTGCTGCGTGCGCATGTACAGGCGCAGTTGACCGTGGCGCTCTGA